The Spiroplasma citri genome has a segment encoding these proteins:
- a CDS encoding tRNA (cytidine(34)-2'-O)-methyltransferase translates to MKTTKKINIILFEPEIAQNVGAIMRTCVAINAKLHLIEPFGFIFDERFITRSSANYVDFADYETYNDWNHFLQLNPNLKLYCATRYAQQPHSAIDFTKDEKIFILFGRESTGIPTAILKEHLARTFRIPMSEKVRSLNVANTVGIVGYEIMRQLDYPGLSKVEIQKGVDFLKQK, encoded by the coding sequence ATGAAAACAACAAAAAAAATTAACATTATTTTATTTGAACCAGAAATTGCACAAAATGTTGGAGCCATTATGCGAACTTGTGTTGCAATTAATGCTAAATTACATTTAATTGAACCATTTGGATTTATTTTTGATGAACGATTTATTACTCGTAGTAGTGCAAATTATGTTGATTTTGCTGATTATGAAACATATAATGATTGAAATCATTTTTTGCAATTAAATCCAAATCTTAAATTATATTGTGCAACTCGTTATGCTCAACAGCCACATAGTGCAATTGATTTTACCAAGGATGAAAAAATTTTTATTTTATTTGGACGTGAATCAACTGGTATTCCAACAGCAATTTTGAAAGAACATTTAGCACGAACTTTTCGCATTCCAATGTCAGAAAAAGTTCGTAGTTTAAATGTTGCTAATACAGTTGGAATTGTTGGTTATGAAATTATGCGTCAATTAGATTATCCCGGTTTATCTAAAGTTGAAATTCAAAAAGGGGTTGATTTTTTAAAACAAAAATAA
- the mnmA gene encoding tRNA 2-thiouridine(34) synthase MnmA translates to MKKVVVGLSGGVDSSVSLYLLQQAGYDVEGLFMRNWDSQLNNDILGNKAINNMICPQELDYNDAVNVSKTLQVPLHRADFIKEYWEYVFKHFISEYQKGRTPNPDILCNKYIKFNYFLNYAINNYHADFIAMGHYARVRFNEELQEYQLLRGIDRDKDQTYFLSQLNQGQLSKTFFPLGNLTKKQVREIAMTQNLSTANKKDSTGICFIGERDFKIFLQNYIPNQDGNIVDIETKEVVGHHNGVMYYTIGQRRGLNLGGMSEPYFVAGKNVEKNILYVAKSSEEKWLYSTSCLVTDVNWINTFREKEFNCTAKFRYRQKDIPVKITVLNDNKCLVQFATTVKAITPGQASVFYVDEVCLGGGVINDVYLDNQKLWYL, encoded by the coding sequence ATGAAAAAAGTTGTTGTTGGATTATCTGGGGGAGTTGATTCTTCAGTTAGTTTATATTTATTACAACAAGCAGGTTATGATGTTGAAGGTCTTTTTATGCGTAATTGGGACAGTCAATTAAATAATGATATTTTAGGGAATAAAGCAATTAATAATATGATTTGTCCACAAGAACTTGATTATAATGATGCTGTTAATGTTAGTAAAACATTACAAGTGCCATTGCACCGTGCTGATTTTATTAAAGAATATTGAGAATATGTTTTTAAACATTTTATTAGTGAATATCAAAAGGGGCGAACTCCTAATCCAGATATTTTATGTAATAAATATATTAAATTTAATTATTTTTTAAACTATGCAATTAATAATTATCATGCTGATTTTATTGCAATGGGGCATTATGCGCGTGTACGTTTCAATGAAGAATTACAAGAATATCAATTATTACGGGGAATTGACCGAGATAAAGATCAAACTTATTTCTTAAGTCAGTTGAACCAAGGACAATTATCAAAAACATTTTTTCCGTTAGGAAATTTAACAAAAAAACAAGTTAGAGAAATTGCAATGACGCAAAATTTAAGCACGGCTAATAAAAAAGATTCAACAGGGATTTGTTTTATTGGCGAACGTGATTTTAAAATTTTTTTACAAAATTATATTCCAAATCAAGATGGTAATATTGTTGATATTGAAACAAAAGAAGTTGTTGGTCATCATAATGGGGTGATGTATTATACAATTGGTCAACGGCGTGGTTTAAATTTAGGTGGTATGAGTGAACCATATTTTGTTGCTGGTAAAAATGTTGAAAAAAATATTTTATATGTTGCAAAAAGCAGCGAAGAAAAATGACTATATTCAACTAGTTGTCTTGTTACTGATGTTAATTGAATTAATACTTTCCGTGAAAAAGAATTTAATTGTACAGCTAAGTTTCGTTATCGTCAAAAAGATATTCCTGTTAAAATAACCGTTTTAAATGATAACAAATGTCTTGTGCAATTTGCAACAACAGTAAAAGCAATTACACCAGGACAAGCTTCTGTTTTTTATGTTGATGAAGTTTGTCTTGGCGGTGGAGTTATTAATGATGTTTATTTAGATAATCAAAAATTATGATATTTATAG
- a CDS encoding DxFTY motif-containing membrane protein — translation MILMKVIKNNNKKESTSNWEHLPPEMQHDLEFHASRTVFWKSFLFLIIEAVGPFLLLFFLTSPDLSFTYHYDVGIGIGFGLTMVFSVFLLTCLGFYFHFHQADQFTYTIALSWMLYGIYLTGYWWGWDKILYRCLVSFLFLLGAIFVGTFITVWIRNLRGYFQMKKNRKQSGLPVSNEKESNNSPVDSAVTKKEP, via the coding sequence ATGATTCTTATGAAAGTCATTAAAAACAATAATAAAAAAGAGTCTACTAGTAATTGAGAACATTTACCACCAGAAATGCAACATGATTTAGAATTTCATGCTTCACGAACAGTGTTTTGAAAAAGTTTTTTATTTTTAATTATTGAAGCAGTAGGGCCATTTTTATTATTGTTTTTTTTAACTTCCCCTGACTTAAGTTTTACTTACCATTATGATGTTGGAATTGGAATTGGTTTTGGTTTAACAATGGTTTTTAGTGTTTTTTTATTAACTTGTCTGGGGTTTTATTTTCATTTTCATCAAGCTGACCAGTTTACTTATACAATTGCATTATCTTGAATGCTATATGGCATTTACTTAACTGGATATTGATGAGGATGAGATAAAATTTTATATCGTTGTTTAGTATCATTTCTTTTTCTCTTAGGTGCTATTTTTGTTGGGACATTTATAACCGTATGAATACGTAATCTTCGTGGATATTTTCAAATGAAAAAAAATAGGAAACAATCTGGATTACCAGTTAGCAATGAAAAAGAAAGCAATAATTCACCGGTTGATTCAGCAGTAACAAAAAAAGAACCCTAA
- the rdgB gene encoding RdgB/HAM1 family non-canonical purine NTP pyrophosphatase, producing MEEIWIATNNKNKVREFKEMFEGINIIVKSLLDLTTPVPEIPETGTSFEENAFLKADYLSKMLNKPVLADDSGLEIIGLGNFPGVNTRRWAEPITDNNIINNLLIEKCRSLEQRDAQAVCVLCYINPITNETRYFRGVTKGLITEEPSGTNVFGYDAIFFLPEIGQTYAELTIIEKNKYSHRSKAFQMFKKWWLGGKDENNKKN from the coding sequence ATGGAAGAAATTTGGATTGCTACTAATAATAAGAACAAAGTACGAGAATTTAAAGAAATGTTTGAAGGTATTAATATAATTGTTAAATCATTATTAGATTTAACAACACCTGTGCCTGAAATTCCTGAAACAGGAACATCCTTTGAAGAAAATGCATTTTTAAAAGCTGATTATTTAAGTAAAATGTTAAATAAGCCAGTATTAGCGGATGATTCTGGGTTAGAAATTATTGGTTTAGGAAATTTTCCTGGTGTTAATACTCGCCGTTGAGCAGAACCAATTACTGATAATAATATTATTAATAATTTATTAATTGAAAAATGTCGATCACTAGAACAACGTGATGCACAAGCAGTTTGTGTTTTATGTTATATTAATCCAATTACAAACGAAACAAGATATTTTCGTGGAGTAACAAAAGGCCTTATTACTGAAGAACCAAGTGGTACTAATGTTTTTGGTTATGATGCCATTTTTTTCTTACCTGAAATTGGCCAAACTTATGCTGAATTAACTATAATAGAAAAAAATAAGTATTCACATCGTTCAAAGGCTTTTCAGATGTTTAAAAAATGATGATTAGGAGGAAAAGATGAAAACAACAAAAAAAATTAA
- a CDS encoding phosphotransferase, giving the protein MIKYQIKAKLNLGITNQNYQSIDNLFIRYSSPFTNLFIDHQNEIFVLEQIKNSDLTLPIVDYGYDGEHFFLVTPYYPTLHSLSMVKLTNQVLTQVATIIKQLWETKINTNNQIKTFNPKQFLITLKSAICKQLVNLTTYEKNLDYSKLQPTELVLCHNDLNSGNLVFLNQKLYLIDFEYAMLNDKFFDIASFASETLTTKAEQTYWFNLFNLTSQQQEKVAAWMYYQNILWIYWANYMYEQTKEKIFLTIIDLKLTNLQKK; this is encoded by the coding sequence ATGATTAAATACCAAATTAAAGCAAAATTAAATTTAGGTATTACGAACCAAAATTATCAAAGTATTGATAATCTTTTTATCCGTTATAGTAGTCCTTTCACTAATTTATTCATTGATCATCAAAATGAAATTTTTGTTTTAGAACAAATTAAAAATAGTGATTTAACATTACCAATTGTTGATTATGGTTATGATGGTGAACATTTCTTTTTGGTTACACCATATTATCCAACTTTGCATTCCCTTAGTATGGTTAAGCTTACAAACCAAGTCCTAACCCAAGTTGCTACAATAATTAAACAATTATGAGAAACTAAAATTAATACAAATAATCAAATTAAAACATTTAATCCCAAACAATTTTTAATAACATTAAAATCGGCAATTTGTAAGCAATTGGTCAATTTAACAACATATGAAAAAAATCTTGATTATTCAAAATTGCAACCAACAGAACTTGTTTTATGCCATAATGACTTAAATAGTGGCAATTTAGTTTTTTTAAATCAAAAACTCTACTTAATTGATTTTGAATATGCAATGTTAAATGATAAATTTTTTGATATTGCTTCATTTGCTTCTGAAACATTAACAACAAAAGCTGAACAAACTTATTGATTTAATCTTTTTAATTTAACATCACAGCAACAAGAAAAAGTAGCAGCATGAATGTATTACCAAAACATTCTATGAATTTATTGAGCGAATTATATGTATGAACAAACAAAAGAAAAAATTTTCTTAACAATTATTGATTTAAAATTAACTAATTTACAAAAAAAATAA